The following is a genomic window from Parabacteroides johnsonii DSM 18315.
GCCGAAAAGGTTGGCGATGCCGGACTTTATGCTGTCCGTATTCTCCCTGTCAACCTCTCTCGCACGTTCCTCCTTTTCGGCGATTTCGCTGTCAAGTTCCTCGCTGCGCCGCTGCTTCTCCTCGTTCCTGATCTGGAGTTTTTCATGTTCGGATTTGGCATTGTCCGTCTCACGGATCGCGGCATCCCTGTCGGCTTCGGCTGCTTCCTTTTCCGCCTTTACCTGTTCGGCTTCCTGCTTCTGCTTGGCGATGATGAAGTCAGCACGTTCAAGGTGCTCCTTTCCCGTCTGCTCCTTTGAGGTGCCCCTCTCCATGTCAAGACACTCAGCCAAAAGCGTCTGCATATCGCTCATGGCTTTCTCGTCCAGTTTGCAGGATTTCCCGGTGTCGTGGTTCATCCAGTCCCATACGATATGGGCGTGAAGGTTGGGCTTCCATGTGGCGGTATCTCCGGGAGTGCCGTAATGCCCCTCGTCACGGTGGATGAAGATTTGCAGTGCCGTGATTCCCCACCGCTCCTTGCACACCTCACAAAAATGCTGCAACTGCTCCAAAGTGGTATCATTCTTGATTACCACGACACCCTCTTTGAGCGGAGTGCTGCCGCGCACGACGGTCACCTTCCCGGTCTTCTTGTTCACGCGTTCCCGGTCTTTGGTCTGCATCGCCCGACCTGTCTTTTCCTTTACCATCGCGGCTATCTGATTGTAGCGTTCCGACAGCGAAGTGCCGCCGAAATCAGGTGCTACCCATGTCTCGTTTGCCGCCATGAGGTCAGTGCGGACATAGAACTTTTCCTTGCCGATATGTGCGAGGTATTCCGCTGTCCGCCTGTTGTGCGCCTCGCTGCTTCCGATGTTGCAGGGCTTGATGTTGATTGATGTCTTCTGTGCCATAGGCATGATGATGTTTACAGATTTACAATAGGGAAAGGGTCATTAGGGCGGAGCCTTAATCGGAGGGTGCAGGGAGAGGGTCACTTCCTGCTCGGGGTTCTCAGGGGTAGAGACCTCTGAGCGGAGTTTCCAAAGAGAGGGTCACTCTTTGGTCAGGGGTGTTGGGGACTGAAAGCCTCCGACCGGGTTCTTAGGGCAGAGCCATAAGTGGGACGGGGCAAAGCCCAGCCCCTCGGGAGAGCCCACAACTACGGAAGCGAAGCGTGTAGTTATAGTGGGCTATATCTGGACAAGCCCAGTCAGTCACCCCACGACAACGGAGTACCGCTCAAAAACGCTCCCTATGCTTCCCGACCTGCCGAGCCTATGCCGGAGTAACCTCGCCGCCATCCGTGCCGTCCTGCGCCTCGCTGTAGCTCCCTGCGCCGTTTCCGCCGGATGCCATGTCGCCACTGTCTATGATATACCGATTTGCGGCTGTGTCCGCCATGAACATATCGGACGGCGGATTATGGCTGTCGCCGTCATGCACATCGGCTGACGGATTGGAACTGGCTGACAAAAGAAGGGAAGAATAAGAAGAATAAAGGGATGCCGCGCCTGTCGCCTGGCTGTCCGTTTCCTTCCCTCTTGTGTGGCAGTCAACGGCTGCGGCTTCCAGTTCATCCCCTGATGGCAGACTGTCGGAAACAGGTGTCCGCACATCGCCTGTCTGTCCTTTGGCGGTAGCCGAAGGTCTGACATAATGGGGATTGGTGATAAGGACACCTCCGACATACCAGCCAGTGAGAAAATGCAGGGAATGAACGGAAGTGCGGTTGTTGGTTCGGGTGGTCAGCATACCGAGGCGGTTGAATCTGGCGATTAGCTTGCCGACCGTCTTACGGTTGCAGTCCAAAAACTCCGCAAGCTCCACATCGGAAGCCGCCACCTGTCCCACCTCCAGCACAATATCAATGCCCTTGATTTTATAGGCGGTTCTTGTCCGCACAGCACCATTCATCAGACGGAAGAGGCACTTTTGCCTGAGAGGGGAAAACCTGCCTTCCAAAAGAAAATCCCACTGTCCGGCAGAAAGGATGGTGCAATAGTGTATGTTCTGTATCTCGTTGCTCATGGTCTGTGACATTATGGTGCTACTGCGGACATCCGGCTGTTGCCGTCCGTCAACGCTCCCGGCTTGCGTTTCTTGCCGTTGCGCAGTTCTTCAAGCCGTCTTTCAATATCACTCTCGTTGGCTACTCCCGATGTGCCTCCTTGTTTGATCCAAGCGATGACTTCATCCTCGAAGAAGTAGAGTTTGTTGCCCCTTTTGTGATACGGGATGCGCTTGTCGGAGGTCATGGCATAGATGGTGGAAGCCGATTTGCCGAGAAGTGCCGCGACTTCATTAAGGGTGAGAAGGGTGCGACACTCGCCATGCTGCTGAGGTGTCATGCCGAGCACTTTCTCCACCTTGTCGGTGAGCAGCCCCACCTTTTCGATCAGCATGGAGACCGCCTGCGGCAGTTGTTCAAATGTTATGTTGTTCATATACTGTTGTGTGTTTATTGCTGTTTGAGTGTAATCTGTTCGGATGCCTTGCGCTTCAGGTCGCTCACGACATCGACATAAACCTGTGTCGTTCCCACGTTGCTGTGCGTAAGCATCTTTGAAATGGTATAGAGGTCAGTCCCGGCGGCGAGTTGCAGGGTCGCGTAGGTGTGCCTGAACCCGTGGAACGTGATGTGCTTCCTTATCCCGGCAGACTTTATCCAGTCTTTGAGATAGAGGGGAAGGATTGTCTTTGTCAGCCCCTTGAACACCTGACCCTCGCCGCGCTCACCGCACAGCGCGAGTGCTTCATCCGACAGCGGCAGCACTGCTTCCGTCCGTGTCTTCTTGGTGACGATGTGCATGCACCAGCCGCCGTCAGCTCCTCTTATGATGTTCTCCCATTGCAGACGGATGATGTCGCTGATGCGCAGCCCCGTAAGGCAGGAGAACAGCGCGGCACTCCTTATGACAGGCTTCTCGCAAGGGGTCTCGGCAAGCATCCTCACCTCTTCAAGCGTCAGGAACTCGCGCCTTGTGCTGTCCTCCTTCGCGTGTTTCAGCCGTGGGGCGATATTCTCCTTGATGCGTCTTTCCTCGTAGGCGATGCGGAGAACGCATTTCAGCTTGTTAAGGTTGTTGTTGGCGGTCGAAGCCATCATCTTGCCCTTTGTCTGAGTGGTGAGCGACAGCAGGTAGGTAAGGAATCCCTGGCAGTATTCCAGTGTCAAATCATCGAAGGTGCAGCTTCCGCAGCAATACTTTTCAAAATGCTTGTAGGCGGTGTTCCAGTTCCTGAAATTGTCGTCGTCAGCCATCTTTGAGCGGAAGTATTCAAGGAAGCTCTCCTTGCCACGGTTGCGGTCGAGGAAGCCGTACTCCTCGTTGATGATGGCTTCGGTTCTGCGACACTTGATAAGCTCGGCATTGCGGAGCATGGTCTTGTTGAACTCTGTCTCGAATTTGTCTTTAGGGTCGGCATAGATGTATATGCCGAGATACTCCCGTCTTGTCGGCTTGCCAGTCTTGGGATGCCGCACTGCCGGGTAATAGTCAAGGTAAAGTGATACCTGTCCGTTCTTGATGGGTCGTTTCCTGACCGTCACTTTCGTGCAGATGTTTGTCATATCGGTTGTGATTTTTAATTGTTGTCTGATTCATTGTCCGGCTCTCTCTTGGCTTTGGTGCTTGCGCTCTTTCGCTCCGACACCTTCCGTGCCTCGTCCCAGTCGGCTTTGAGGTAGTAGAGGCGGTTGCCGTGGATGCGTTTCGTCCTTACCCCGTGGGTGAGCGCGAACCTGCGGACTTGGGTTTTTCCCAGCCCGAACAGGCGCATGATGTCGAAACAGGAATACCAGTGCTCCGATAGGTTGCTTCCCAGCCGTTCCGCTTCCTGAGCCATAGCCTTGTCAACCTCCGCTTTCGGGAAGCACTTTGTGGCATTGGCTTTGACACAGGGTATCGAGTAGCGCATACGGAGATTGTAAAATCGCCCGTAGGTATAATTGAATTTCCGGCATATCTCAGCCATCGTATAAAGGTCGCCTCCGGCACTCTCTTTTTCCGTGAACGTGTCGCGCACGGACTGCTTGTAGTTAGCCGCCGGAATGAGCTGCCGTTTCGGGCTGCCCTTCGCTTTCTTCTTTCCCTCCTTTTGGGAAAGGTCTTTTTCAGTGTTCGGTGTATCTTCGTTCATCTTCTTCTTTGTCTTTTTACCCTGCTTGGCGAAGATTGAAGCACTCCGCTTGCAGTAGGTTGTCTCTCTAATCATCAGAAAGAAATCCTCCCTGGTGATGATTGTGATGTGGTATGTCAGTCTGCAAGCCCGGAGAGTTCCTTTGTAAATGAGGTTATACACTGTCCGGCTGCTCACTTGCAGGATGTCCGCCACTTCCCCGATGGTGAGGAAAGGCTTGTCGGTCATGCCCCGGTCATATCCGGGCTGACCTGTTAAATTGTGTTTAATTTGACGGTCCATTATCGAAGAAATTTGTTGCACGCTCTTGAAAGCTGTTGCACGTTGCTGAAAGGAAGTCGTGCCGTGTGACCCCTCTCGCGTGGTACAATCGCGGTACAAAAATACTCCGAAAAGGACGAATCGCCAACAGGCGAAAATCTCGTTTGTTAAAATCTATTAGCTGAAAATCAAGGTATTATAACGCCGATTTTTGCAGCCATTTGTCGCCGTTTTGCCCTCCGAAACTCCATGTGGAAAGATTTCCCCGACCCCGAAGGCCCTAAACAGAAAAAGTTCGAATTATCTGTCAGTTTGTTCTTTCCCTCTTTTCCCGTGATGTCGATGGCCACAGGTACACCTTGGCGATCCGTGTAGTAGATTTTCAACGGTGTCTCCTCACTGTGCAGAATACGCTCCTTGTACATTAGGCACATCGCCGCGTCGCTAAGCGTCAGAAAGCGGTCGTATTCCTCGTTCATGCTGTAACAGTTGCCCGGAAACGAACTCACGAACAGTTCCAACTGGTTGTATGCCCTTTTGGAGATGTGGATACCCATGCGGGAAAAACTGTTTTCCAAATGGTTGGTACATTTTTGTATATCGGTGTTCGCTGCTATCCCCACCACAAGGTTGAAATGGGTGTACACCAGTTGCTTGCTCTCTCGTGCAATCACTTCCTGCACCCGCTTGATGTCCTCTACGGCCATTTGGTTGGAAGGATTCGGAATACTGGCATGGCGGTTCTTCTTTTTGTCGAGCAGCGCCAGTTCTCGTTTCTGGTTGGGTAGAAAGACAATCTGGTTATAGACGACTGCCTCCGCACCCGGTATGCTGTCGATGGCGGCCAGCAAGTCCACGGGCATATCGGTATTGTTCACCTCGATATTCGTGTAGGGCCGGATAAGAGAAGGCAGAGCTGCGCAATCCACATCGACAAGGCTGTACACCTTGCAACGTTTGTCGCCCATCGAGACGGTTTCGTCGTCCACCTTGAAGTTACTCATGGAGACTACCTTGTCTTTGAAATTCATGGCGAAATATCTGTCCACATACTCGCTTGCTTCGCTCTT
Proteins encoded in this region:
- a CDS encoding mobilization protein, with amino-acid sequence MAQKTSINIKPCNIGSSEAHNRRTAEYLAHIGKEKFYVRTDLMAANETWVAPDFGGTSLSERYNQIAAMVKEKTGRAMQTKDRERVNKKTGKVTVVRGSTPLKEGVVVIKNDTTLEQLQHFCEVCKERWGITALQIFIHRDEGHYGTPGDTATWKPNLHAHIVWDWMNHDTGKSCKLDEKAMSDMQTLLAECLDMERGTSKEQTGKEHLERADFIIAKQKQEAEQVKAEKEAAEADRDAAIRETDNAKSEHEKLQIRNEEKQRRSEELDSEIAEKEERAREVDRENTDSIKSGIANLFGKGKYAAIEQENERLKAENEHIKESFPDEVRKEVAKRTKALTEAKRTVELERDSAMAIADTYESERDTALRQLREQKTGEQHRISMAVSRATAEKDKTIRQLQGALKSSRDILNIIADILYKASEVFRRAIEAIIHFATERHKSIFSPSEAADIKSVMQSYGETIEQRKAVGTWLCDYAEHRQPFDEIKHRHTLNEVGDVAEGRYDWKIDRGRGGILR
- a CDS encoding site-specific integrase translates to MTNICTKVTVRKRPIKNGQVSLYLDYYPAVRHPKTGKPTRREYLGIYIYADPKDKFETEFNKTMLRNAELIKCRRTEAIINEEYGFLDRNRGKESFLEYFRSKMADDDNFRNWNTAYKHFEKYCCGSCTFDDLTLEYCQGFLTYLLSLTTQTKGKMMASTANNNLNKLKCVLRIAYEERRIKENIAPRLKHAKEDSTRREFLTLEEVRMLAETPCEKPVIRSAALFSCLTGLRISDIIRLQWENIIRGADGGWCMHIVTKKTRTEAVLPLSDEALALCGERGEGQVFKGLTKTILPLYLKDWIKSAGIRKHITFHGFRHTYATLQLAAGTDLYTISKMLTHSNVGTTQVYVDVVSDLKRKASEQITLKQQ
- a CDS encoding helix-turn-helix domain-containing protein, whose product is MDRQIKHNLTGQPGYDRGMTDKPFLTIGEVADILQVSSRTVYNLIYKGTLRACRLTYHITIITREDFFLMIRETTYCKRSASIFAKQGKKTKKKMNEDTPNTEKDLSQKEGKKKAKGSPKRQLIPAANYKQSVRDTFTEKESAGGDLYTMAEICRKFNYTYGRFYNLRMRYSIPCVKANATKCFPKAEVDKAMAQEAERLGSNLSEHWYSCFDIMRLFGLGKTQVRRFALTHGVRTKRIHGNRLYYLKADWDEARKVSERKSASTKAKREPDNESDNN
- a CDS encoding helix-turn-helix domain-containing protein yields the protein MNNITFEQLPQAVSMLIEKVGLLTDKVEKVLGMTPQQHGECRTLLTLNEVAALLGKSASTIYAMTSDKRIPYHKRGNKLYFFEDEVIAWIKQGGTSGVANESDIERRLEELRNGKKRKPGALTDGNSRMSAVAP